In a genomic window of Diabrotica undecimpunctata isolate CICGRU chromosome 2, icDiaUnde3, whole genome shotgun sequence:
- the LOC140433717 gene encoding uncharacterized protein produces the protein MDNAPHHSCKQNFPRSSWNKQQIQEWLREKDIFYEEDYLKSELLDVANSYADIYDKYNIETLVEKYSVEVLRFPPYHCELNPIEMVWSQVKHYVTARNTDFKKDRVQQLIHKAFANVSAKQWQNDIQHVIRIEKEMWIADNLQEDILPVIITANTGSSSEDGFSEME, from the coding sequence atggataatgctccaCATCATTCATGCAAACAAAATTTCCCAAGAAGCTCCTGGAACAAACAACAAATTCAAGAATGGTTACGAGAGAAGGATATATTTTacgaagaagattatttaaagtCAGAACTATTGGATGTAGCAAACAGTTATGCAGATATATACGACAAGTATAACATCGAAACTTTGGTCGAGAAATACAGCGTAGAAGTATTACGATTTCCTCCCTATCACTGTGAGCTTAATCCAATAGAGATGGTTTGGAGCCAAGTTAAACATTACGTTACAGCCCGAAACACTGACTTTAAAAAAGATCGTGTGCAACAACTCATCCATAAAGCGTTTGCCAATGTCTCTGCTAAACAGTGGCAAAATGATATACAGCATGTCAtcagaattgaaaaagaaatgtGGATAGCTGACAACCTACAAGAAGATATCCTACCGGTGATTATCACAGCCAACACCGGCAGTTCCAGTGAGGACGGTTTTTCCGAAATGGAGTAG